Proteins encoded by one window of Cannabis sativa cultivar Pink pepper isolate KNU-18-1 chromosome 4, ASM2916894v1, whole genome shotgun sequence:
- the LOC133036744 gene encoding uncharacterized mitochondrial protein AtMg00810-like, with translation MVLIYVDDIIITENKAATLKSFIDKLNNLFALKDLGPIHFFLGIEVHRDDTGLYLNQGKYVKELLTRIGMMHLKPCNTPMTVGKPLSKADGEPLANPSEYRSIIGGLQYLTHTRPDLSFAVNKLSQFLQSPTTVHWSAAKRVLRYLKGTAYHGPHIKHSDRLSITGYSDADWACSPDDRRSLAGYCVYLGETLVSWSSKKQSVISRSSTESEYRALA, from the coding sequence ATGGTTCTAATCTATGTCGATGACATTATTATAACAGAAAACAAAGCTGCTACACTCAAAAGTTTCATTGACAAACTGAATAATCTCTTTGCTCTCAAAGACCTAGGACCGATTCACTTCTTTCTTGGAATTGAAGTACATAGAGATGATACAGGTCTGTACTTGAATCAAGGGAAATATGTCAAAGAACTTCTCACAAGAATTGGGATGATGCATCTCAAGCCATGTAATACACCCATGACAGTGGGTAAGCCGTTGTCTAAAGCTGATGGAGAACCACTTGCAAATCCATCAGAATACAGAAGCATCATAGGGGGGCTGCAATATTTAACACACACACGACCAGACCTGTCCTTTGCCGTAAACAAACTGAGTCAGTTCCTTCAATCTCCCACTACAGTCCACTGGAGTGCAGCCAAGAGAGTACTTCGATACTTAAAAGGCACAGCCTATCATGGTCCTCACATTAAACATTCCGATCGGCTATCCATCACAGGTTACTCTGATGCAGACTGGGCTTGTAGTCCAGATGATAGAAGGAGCCTTGCTGGATACTGTGTGTACCTTGGAGAAACACTTGTGTCTTGGTCTTCCAAAAAGCAATCAGTGATATCTCGTTCGAGTACGGAATCTGAGTACAGGGCTCTTGCTTAA